A single window of Flavobacteriales bacterium DNA harbors:
- a CDS encoding HYR domain-containing protein, with protein sequence MKKISWLFKTVCAVMLAVMAVPTLSQAQLPDSKGNDFWLAFPRNYTANSPLQLFISSETASSGNVNIPGTGFSTSFTTTPGVTTTVSIPASNQVMTSNGVENKGIHVTSNNEVTIYGLNQISYTTDAYLGMPTDILGTDYMVMSYTGLSASYPSQMTVVATQNATTITVTPSTSAGGHAAGVAFNVSLNQGEVYQLGGTNGADMSGSTITSDKPVAVYGSVVCANVPTTCYACDHLVEQMPPLSAWGKNFVSAPLKNRSGGDVFRILASQNSTSVTVNGAPVATLNKGQVHEMTIATNAVITSNKPVLVAQFARGSSCDGAVADPFMMLIPPYEQFLGSYTVSTPASGFSYHFINLVVPQIAIGNVTLDGGVIPAGSFSAIGASGFYAAQLTVAAGTHNLNSNYPIGVHSYGFGNYDSYGYPGGQSLAPIGFVSSITLAPVNGGTSTVGGQHCVTATVLDQYGNPVSGVRVDFAVTGANNVSGFAFTNASGEASYCYNGNMSGTDDIVATTGSLTSNHGSKTWQCGTVTFTYASAVCDSSNSSSITFTGVSGGVAPISYSINGGTTYSASASFTGLGFGSYDLMVKDAAGCTSATSGVTLADGEAPNAVCKNITVQLDSSHLAFINASDVDGGSTDNCGIASISINKSTFSCESLGANTVILTVVDVNGNSSTCAATVTVKDDFNKCCQGPSAVCQNIAVYLDATGNATISAADVDGGSTAECGLASMTISNSSFNCSNVGPNTVVLTVEDVNGETSTCNAVVTVNDSTPPTVIAQNLTFYLDAAGNASVTANDVDGGSSDACGIASLVLNNGSFTCANVGDNEVVLTATDNNGNAASGKGTITILDSLPPKVVAQNIVVYLNGSGNATITAADVDGGSSDNCGVSLSIDNSSFGCANVGANTVVLTGTDPSGNTASASGTVTVRDSTKPAVIAQDITIFLDATGNATITAADVDGGSSDNCGVSLSINNGTFSCADLGANTVVLTGTDPSGNTASASGTVTVRDSTKPAVIAQDITIFLDATGNATITAADVDGGSSDNCGVSLSIDNSSFGCANVGANTVVLTGTDPSGNTASASGTVTVRDSTKPAVVAQNITIYLDATGNATITAADVDGGSTDNCSIASLSVDRTAFTCGHTGTNIAVLTATDNSGNNASAMSIVTVLDSTAPYISCPGDISVVSTPEDCDPQVSWSDVVAGDNCSYAVSSTHNSGDEFPLGTTTVTYTATDASGNASSCSFNVTVTPQTLTASLSSPTYNGYNISCNGGSNGSISTTVGGGCLPYAYAWSNGAATADVSGLSAGDYQLTVTDASGQSVELSITLTEPSELVADAGNNGTVYYGYQPYGCTSLSASAQGGVPGYSYSWSTGETTASINVCPSATSIYYVTVTDENGCTAVDSATVCVIDVRCEKGGKAIVMYEGGKVMVCHVSGNGKTQTLCISPNAVADHLAHGDALGYCNDVHNCDYVNEKQTNSMVWEGIQNGADLEVFPNPFSQQTTIRFNIDNDDHATITVYNISGQQVQVIFNKDVEGGYIYQAQFDAQNLPDGIYVYQLITESGLVKTGKMVLRK encoded by the coding sequence ATGAAAAAAATAAGTTGGCTTTTCAAAACCGTCTGTGCAGTGATGCTGGCGGTGATGGCCGTACCGACTTTGTCTCAGGCACAATTGCCTGATAGCAAGGGGAACGATTTCTGGTTGGCATTCCCGCGTAACTACACGGCAAACAGCCCACTGCAGTTGTTCATCAGCTCTGAAACCGCTTCAAGCGGAAATGTGAACATCCCCGGTACAGGCTTCAGCACTTCATTCACCACCACGCCTGGTGTTACCACAACGGTCTCCATTCCTGCTTCAAACCAGGTAATGACTTCCAACGGTGTTGAAAACAAAGGAATCCACGTTACTTCCAACAACGAAGTAACCATTTACGGTCTGAACCAGATCAGCTATACCACAGATGCATATCTGGGTATGCCTACAGACATTTTGGGTACAGACTACATGGTGATGTCATACACAGGATTGAGCGCAAGCTATCCTTCGCAAATGACTGTTGTAGCCACACAAAATGCTACAACCATCACCGTTACTCCCAGCACGTCTGCTGGCGGTCACGCCGCTGGCGTAGCCTTCAATGTAAGCCTGAACCAAGGCGAGGTGTACCAATTGGGTGGCACAAATGGCGCAGACATGAGTGGCAGCACCATTACCTCCGACAAACCCGTAGCGGTTTACGGAAGTGTGGTTTGCGCCAACGTACCTACCACCTGCTATGCATGTGACCACTTGGTAGAACAAATGCCTCCTTTGTCTGCATGGGGTAAGAACTTCGTTTCCGCTCCCCTGAAAAACCGCAGCGGCGGTGACGTTTTCCGTATCCTCGCTTCTCAGAACAGCACCAGCGTAACCGTAAACGGCGCACCGGTAGCTACGCTGAACAAAGGACAGGTACACGAAATGACCATCGCTACAAATGCGGTGATCACTTCAAACAAACCCGTATTGGTTGCTCAGTTTGCACGCGGCAGCAGCTGCGATGGAGCAGTAGCGGATCCCTTCATGATGTTGATCCCTCCCTACGAGCAATTCCTGGGTTCTTACACCGTATCTACACCTGCAAGCGGTTTCTCTTATCACTTCATCAACCTGGTTGTGCCTCAGATCGCAATCGGTAATGTAACGCTTGACGGTGGTGTGATCCCTGCCGGTAGCTTCTCAGCCATCGGAGCCAGCGGCTTTTATGCAGCTCAACTGACCGTTGCAGCCGGAACACACAACCTGAACAGCAACTACCCGATCGGTGTACACAGCTACGGTTTCGGTAACTACGATTCTTACGGATACCCCGGCGGTCAGTCACTGGCCCCGATTGGTTTCGTAAGCTCAATTACCCTTGCTCCCGTGAATGGCGGTACTTCCACTGTTGGCGGTCAGCACTGTGTAACCGCTACGGTTCTGGACCAGTACGGCAACCCCGTTTCAGGTGTTCGTGTTGACTTTGCCGTAACCGGCGCCAACAATGTTTCAGGTTTCGCATTCACCAATGCAAGCGGTGAAGCATCTTATTGCTACAACGGCAACATGAGCGGCACTGACGACATCGTTGCCACCACCGGCAGCCTTACCAGCAACCATGGTTCCAAAACCTGGCAGTGCGGTACGGTTACCTTCACTTACGCTTCTGCAGTATGCGACAGCAGCAATTCCAGCTCCATCACCTTTACTGGTGTATCCGGTGGTGTTGCTCCGATCAGCTACTCAATCAATGGAGGCACCACCTATAGTGCCAGCGCATCTTTCACAGGCCTGGGCTTCGGCTCTTATGACCTGATGGTGAAAGACGCAGCCGGTTGCACTTCCGCTACTTCAGGTGTTACATTGGCTGATGGCGAAGCACCGAATGCTGTTTGCAAGAACATCACTGTTCAGCTGGATTCAAGTCACCTTGCATTCATCAATGCATCTGATGTGGATGGCGGCAGCACAGACAACTGTGGCATCGCTTCCATCAGCATCAACAAATCAACCTTCTCTTGCGAAAGCCTGGGCGCCAACACGGTGATCCTGACTGTTGTAGACGTAAACGGGAACTCTTCTACCTGCGCTGCAACAGTAACTGTGAAGGACGATTTCAACAAATGCTGTCAAGGTCCTTCGGCTGTTTGCCAAAACATTGCGGTTTACCTCGATGCTACCGGCAACGCTACCATTTCCGCGGCTGATGTAGATGGCGGAAGCACTGCTGAATGCGGTCTGGCTTCCATGACCATCAGCAATTCCTCTTTCAATTGCAGCAATGTTGGCCCCAACACGGTTGTACTGACTGTTGAAGATGTGAACGGCGAAACATCCACCTGCAACGCAGTTGTTACGGTGAATGATTCTACTCCTCCCACTGTGATTGCACAGAACCTCACCTTCTATTTGGATGCTGCCGGCAACGCTTCGGTAACAGCCAATGATGTAGACGGCGGTTCTAGCGACGCATGTGGCATCGCCAGCCTGGTTCTCAACAACGGTTCATTCACCTGCGCAAACGTAGGCGACAATGAAGTTGTTCTGACCGCTACCGACAACAACGGCAACGCCGCTTCCGGTAAAGGCACCATCACCATTCTGGACTCTCTGCCACCCAAAGTGGTTGCCCAGAACATCGTTGTGTACCTGAACGGATCCGGCAACGCTACCATCACCGCTGCTGACGTAGACGGTGGTTCAAGCGACAACTGCGGTGTTTCCCTGTCTATCGATAACAGCTCATTCGGTTGTGCCAATGTTGGTGCGAACACTGTTGTGCTGACCGGCACTGATCCTAGCGGAAACACTGCGTCTGCAAGCGGCACCGTAACCGTTAGAGATTCCACCAAACCGGCTGTTATTGCGCAGGACATCACCATCTTCCTTGACGCTACCGGCAATGCTACCATTACCGCTGCTGACGTAGACGGTGGTTCAAGCGACAACTGCGGTGTTTCCCTGTCTATCAACAACGGCACATTCAGTTGCGCTGACCTGGGTGCGAACACTGTTGTTCTGACCGGCACCGATCCAAGCGGAAACACTGCGTCTGCAAGCGGCACCGTAACCGTTAGAGATTCCACCAAACCGGCTGTTATTGCGCAGGACATCACCATCTTCCTTGACGCTACCGGCAATGCTACCATTACCGCTGCTGACGTAGACGGTGGTTCGAGCGACAACTGTGGTGTTTCCCTGTCTATCGACAACAGCTCATTCGGTTGTGCCAATGTTGGTGCGAACACTGTTGTGCTGACCGGCACTGATCCTAGCGGAAACACTGCGTCTGCAAGCGGCACCGTAACCGTTAGAGATTCTACCAAACCGGCTGTTGTTGCACAGAACATCACCATCTACCTCGATGCCACAGGCAATGCCACCATTACCGCAGCCGATGTAGACGGCGGCAGCACTGACAACTGCAGCATTGCTAGCCTGTCTGTTGACAGAACAGCATTCACCTGCGGTCACACAGGTACCAACATTGCAGTTCTGACTGCCACTGACAACAGCGGCAACAACGCTTCTGCCATGTCAATCGTTACCGTGCTTGACAGCACCGCTCCTTACATCAGCTGCCCGGGCGACATCTCCGTGGTTTCTACCCCGGAAGATTGCGATCCCCAGGTATCATGGAGTGATGTGGTAGCCGGTGACAATTGCTCTTACGCTGTAAGCAGCACACACAACAGCGGCGATGAATTCCCGCTCGGAACCACCACCGTTACCTACACAGCTACCGATGCTTCAGGAAATGCTTCTTCCTGCTCATTCAATGTGACTGTTACTCCACAAACGCTGACTGCTTCTCTGAGCAGCCCGACTTACAATGGCTATAACATCTCTTGCAACGGCGGAAGCAACGGCAGCATCTCTACCACCGTTGGTGGCGGTTGCCTGCCTTACGCTTATGCATGGAGCAATGGTGCTGCAACTGCAGATGTTAGCGGACTGTCAGCTGGTGATTACCAACTGACCGTTACCGATGCAAGCGGACAAAGCGTTGAATTGTCCATCACCCTCACCGAGCCTTCAGAACTGGTGGCCGATGCAGGCAACAATGGTACCGTATACTACGGTTACCAACCTTATGGCTGCACAAGCCTGAGCGCCTCTGCTCAAGGTGGTGTACCGGGATACTCCTACAGCTGGAGTACTGGTGAAACCACTGCTTCCATCAATGTATGTCCTTCCGCAACTTCGATATACTACGTAACAGTAACCGATGAAAACGGTTGCACCGCAGTAGATTCAGCCACTGTTTGCGTAATTGACGTACGTTGCGAAAAAGGTGGTAAAGCCATTGTCATGTATGAAGGCGGCAAAGTAATGGTTTGCCATGTAAGCGGCAACGGCAAAACCCAAACACTGTGCATTTCACCAAATGCGGTTGCCGACCACCTTGCCCACGGTGATGCGCTTGGTTACTGCAACGACGTTCACAATTGCGATTACGTGAACGAAAAGCAAACCAACTCTATGGTATGGGAAGGTATCCAGAATGGTGCCGACCTGGAAGTATTCCCGAATCCTTTCAGCCAGCAAACCACCATCCGTTTCAACATCGACAACGATGATCACGCAACCATCACTGTCTACAACATCAGCGGACAGCAGGTTCAGGTGATCTTCAACAAAGACGTTGAGGGTGGATACATCTACCAGGCTCAATTCGATGCACAAAACCTGCCCGACGGCATCTATGTGTACCAATTGATCACTGAGTCAGGTCTGGTGAAAACAGGCAAGATGGTACTCCGGAAGTAA